A single genomic interval of Rhododendron vialii isolate Sample 1 chromosome 3a, ASM3025357v1 harbors:
- the LOC131318962 gene encoding beta-fructofuranosidase, soluble isoenzyme I-like isoform X2, whose product MDSNSSPPEDLERSAAYTRLPDHPPSPADHSRPFKGLAGIFLSMLLMSSLVALIVNQDPRPRSNVNDDQRESTSPSMPVPESLMPQSRGVAQGVSEKAVREFSGSGPVYPWTNAMLAWQRTSYHFQPEKNWMNGPLHHMGWYHLFYQYNPDSAVWGNITWGHAVSRDLIHWLYLPIAMVPDHWFDLNGVWTGSATLLPDGQIIMLYTGDTDNAVQVQNLAYPANLSDPLLLDWVKYEQNPVIVPPPGIGLTNFRDPSTAWYAQDGTWRVAIGSKLNKTGISLVYQTTNFTSFELMDGVMHAVPGTGMWECIDFYPVSTNSTIGLETSVIGPDVKHVLKASLDDDKKDFYALGTYDPSNNTWTPDDPEMDVGIGLRMDYGKFYASKTFYDQTKQRRILWGWIGETDNAGDDLLKGWACVQAIPRTIEFDMKTGTNVLQWPVEEVKELRLNATEYQGVELEPGSVVPLNLTSATQLDISATFEVDEAALEGTFEADVGYNCSTAGASVRGALGPFGLLVIADDSLSEFTAIYFYIAKDTDGSYTTFLCSDEMRSSNANDINKRIYGGSVPVLDAETLSMRSLVDHSIVESFAQGGRTVVTSRIYPTKAIYGAARAFLFNNATGANVTASVKIWTLDSANIQPYPLDNMYEA is encoded by the exons atggactcCAATTCTTCCCCCCCTGAAGACCTGGAAAGATCGGCCGCCTACACCCGGCTGCCGGACCACCCTCCCTCTCCGGCGGATCACAGCCGACCCTTCAAGGGTCTCGCCGGAATATTCCTCTCCATGCTCTTAATGTCGTCTTTGGTTGCTTTAATCGTCAATCAAGACCCGCGTCCCCGGTCCAACGTCAATGACGATCAAAGGGAGAGTACTTCTCCTTCAATGCCGGTGCCGGAGAGTTTAATGCCGCAGTCGAGGGGGGTGGCGCAGGGGGTGTCGGAGAAGGCAGTGCGAGAATTCTCCGGTAGCGGCCCGGTTTACCCTTGGACTAATGCTATGCTGGCTTGGCAGAGGACTTCTTACCATTTTCAGCCGGAAAAGAACTGGATGAATG GTCCATTGCATCACATGGGGTGGTACCACCTTTTCTACCAGTACAACCCCGATTCAGCAGTTTGGGGCAACATAACATGGGGCCATGCAGTATCAAGGGACCTGATCCACTGGCTCTACCTCCCCATCGCCATGGTCCCCGATCACTGGTTCGATTTGAACGGTGTTTGGACCGGGTCTGCTACCCTCCTCCCCGACGGTCAGATCATCATGTTGTACACCGGTGATACTGATAACGCCGTGCAGGTGCAAAACCTAGCGTATCCCGCCAACTTATCTGATCCCCTCCTCCTAGATTGGGTCAAGTATGAACAAAACCCGGTTATTGTTCCCCCACCCGGAATTGGACTAACGAATTTTCGGGACCCGAGCACAGCATGGTACGCCCAAGACGGCACATGGCGGGTCGCTATCGGGTCAAAGCTGAATAAAACGGGTATTTCCCTTGTGTACCAAACCACTAATTTTACTAGCTTCGAGCTTATGGATGGGGTAATGCATGCGGTTCCGGGTACGGGTATGTGGGAGTGCATAGATTTTTACCCGGTCTCAACAAACAGTACAATTGGGTTGGAGACGTCGGTTATTGGGCCGGATGTCAAGCACGTGCTCAAGGCAAGTTTGGATGATGATAAGAAGGATTTTTATGCACTCGGGACGTACGATCCAAGTAATAACACATGGACACCGGATGACCCGGAGATGGATGTGGGTATCGGGTTGCGGATGGACTATGGGAAATTTTACGCATCAAAAACATTCTATGACCagacaaagcagaggaggaTCTTGTGGGGTTGGATTGGGGAAACTGACAATGCAGGTGATGATCTTTTGAAGGGTTGGGCATGTGTTCAG GCCATTCCAAGGACTATAGAGTTTGACATGAAGACGGGAACTAACGTACTCCAATGGCCGGTGGAGGAAGTGAAGGAGTTGAGATTGAACGCAACTGAGTACCAAGGGGTGGAGCTTGAACCAGGTTCAGTTGTGCCACTCAACCTAACCTCTGCTACACAG TTGGACATAAGTGCAACATTTGAAGTGGATGAGGCAGCATTAGAGGGGACATTCGAAGCAGACGTTGGCTACAATTGCAGCACTGCTGGTGCTTCCGTTAGAGGCGCTCTCGGACCTTTCGGACTCCTTGTCATCGCTGATGATTCTCTCTCCGAATTCACGGCCATTTATTTCTACATTGCCAAGGACACTGATGGCAGTTACACAACCTTCTTATGTTCCGACGAAATGAG GTCATCGAACGCGAATGATATTAACAAGAGGATTTATGGGGGATCGGTCCCTGTGCTCGATGCTGAAACATTGTCCATGAGATCATTG GTGGATCATTCGATTGTGGAGAGCTTTGCTCAAGGAGGGAGAACAGTGGTCACGTCGCGAATCTACCCGACCAAGGCAATCTATGGAGCAGCGCGAGCGTTTCTGTTCAACAACGCCACAGGAGCAAATGTCACAGCATCGGTCAAGATATGGACGCTGGACTCGGCCAACATTCAGCCATATCCATTAGATAATATGTACGAAGCTTAG
- the LOC131318962 gene encoding beta-fructofuranosidase, soluble isoenzyme I-like isoform X1, with product MDSNSSPPEDLERSAAYTRLPDHPPSPADHSRPFKGLAGIFLSMLLMSSLVALIVNQDPRPRSNVNDDQRESTSPSMPVPESLMPQSRGVAQGVSEKAVREFSGSGPVYPWTNAMLAWQRTSYHFQPEKNWMNDPDGPLHHMGWYHLFYQYNPDSAVWGNITWGHAVSRDLIHWLYLPIAMVPDHWFDLNGVWTGSATLLPDGQIIMLYTGDTDNAVQVQNLAYPANLSDPLLLDWVKYEQNPVIVPPPGIGLTNFRDPSTAWYAQDGTWRVAIGSKLNKTGISLVYQTTNFTSFELMDGVMHAVPGTGMWECIDFYPVSTNSTIGLETSVIGPDVKHVLKASLDDDKKDFYALGTYDPSNNTWTPDDPEMDVGIGLRMDYGKFYASKTFYDQTKQRRILWGWIGETDNAGDDLLKGWACVQAIPRTIEFDMKTGTNVLQWPVEEVKELRLNATEYQGVELEPGSVVPLNLTSATQLDISATFEVDEAALEGTFEADVGYNCSTAGASVRGALGPFGLLVIADDSLSEFTAIYFYIAKDTDGSYTTFLCSDEMRSSNANDINKRIYGGSVPVLDAETLSMRSLVDHSIVESFAQGGRTVVTSRIYPTKAIYGAARAFLFNNATGANVTASVKIWTLDSANIQPYPLDNMYEA from the exons atggactcCAATTCTTCCCCCCCTGAAGACCTGGAAAGATCGGCCGCCTACACCCGGCTGCCGGACCACCCTCCCTCTCCGGCGGATCACAGCCGACCCTTCAAGGGTCTCGCCGGAATATTCCTCTCCATGCTCTTAATGTCGTCTTTGGTTGCTTTAATCGTCAATCAAGACCCGCGTCCCCGGTCCAACGTCAATGACGATCAAAGGGAGAGTACTTCTCCTTCAATGCCGGTGCCGGAGAGTTTAATGCCGCAGTCGAGGGGGGTGGCGCAGGGGGTGTCGGAGAAGGCAGTGCGAGAATTCTCCGGTAGCGGCCCGGTTTACCCTTGGACTAATGCTATGCTGGCTTGGCAGAGGACTTCTTACCATTTTCAGCCGGAAAAGAACTGGATGAATG ATCCTGATG GTCCATTGCATCACATGGGGTGGTACCACCTTTTCTACCAGTACAACCCCGATTCAGCAGTTTGGGGCAACATAACATGGGGCCATGCAGTATCAAGGGACCTGATCCACTGGCTCTACCTCCCCATCGCCATGGTCCCCGATCACTGGTTCGATTTGAACGGTGTTTGGACCGGGTCTGCTACCCTCCTCCCCGACGGTCAGATCATCATGTTGTACACCGGTGATACTGATAACGCCGTGCAGGTGCAAAACCTAGCGTATCCCGCCAACTTATCTGATCCCCTCCTCCTAGATTGGGTCAAGTATGAACAAAACCCGGTTATTGTTCCCCCACCCGGAATTGGACTAACGAATTTTCGGGACCCGAGCACAGCATGGTACGCCCAAGACGGCACATGGCGGGTCGCTATCGGGTCAAAGCTGAATAAAACGGGTATTTCCCTTGTGTACCAAACCACTAATTTTACTAGCTTCGAGCTTATGGATGGGGTAATGCATGCGGTTCCGGGTACGGGTATGTGGGAGTGCATAGATTTTTACCCGGTCTCAACAAACAGTACAATTGGGTTGGAGACGTCGGTTATTGGGCCGGATGTCAAGCACGTGCTCAAGGCAAGTTTGGATGATGATAAGAAGGATTTTTATGCACTCGGGACGTACGATCCAAGTAATAACACATGGACACCGGATGACCCGGAGATGGATGTGGGTATCGGGTTGCGGATGGACTATGGGAAATTTTACGCATCAAAAACATTCTATGACCagacaaagcagaggaggaTCTTGTGGGGTTGGATTGGGGAAACTGACAATGCAGGTGATGATCTTTTGAAGGGTTGGGCATGTGTTCAG GCCATTCCAAGGACTATAGAGTTTGACATGAAGACGGGAACTAACGTACTCCAATGGCCGGTGGAGGAAGTGAAGGAGTTGAGATTGAACGCAACTGAGTACCAAGGGGTGGAGCTTGAACCAGGTTCAGTTGTGCCACTCAACCTAACCTCTGCTACACAG TTGGACATAAGTGCAACATTTGAAGTGGATGAGGCAGCATTAGAGGGGACATTCGAAGCAGACGTTGGCTACAATTGCAGCACTGCTGGTGCTTCCGTTAGAGGCGCTCTCGGACCTTTCGGACTCCTTGTCATCGCTGATGATTCTCTCTCCGAATTCACGGCCATTTATTTCTACATTGCCAAGGACACTGATGGCAGTTACACAACCTTCTTATGTTCCGACGAAATGAG GTCATCGAACGCGAATGATATTAACAAGAGGATTTATGGGGGATCGGTCCCTGTGCTCGATGCTGAAACATTGTCCATGAGATCATTG GTGGATCATTCGATTGTGGAGAGCTTTGCTCAAGGAGGGAGAACAGTGGTCACGTCGCGAATCTACCCGACCAAGGCAATCTATGGAGCAGCGCGAGCGTTTCTGTTCAACAACGCCACAGGAGCAAATGTCACAGCATCGGTCAAGATATGGACGCTGGACTCGGCCAACATTCAGCCATATCCATTAGATAATATGTACGAAGCTTAG
- the LOC131319558 gene encoding monocopper oxidase-like protein SKU5, which yields MALLGSPWMLRLIHIALFCSLCFAEDPYANFQLELSYITASPLGVPQQVIAVNGTFPGPTLNVTTNDNVVVNVKNKLDEDLLITWPGVQMRRNSWEDGVLGTNCPIPAGWNWTYQFQVKDQIGSFFYFPSLNLQRAGGGFGSFIITNRDIIPLPFKTPDGDIVIIIGDWYIRSHTALRLALDAGNDLGMPDGVLINGKGPYQYNTTLVPDGVDYETINVDPGKTYRIRVHNVGVSTALNFRIQNHNLLLAETEGCYTMQQNYTSLDIYVGQSYSFLVTMDQNASSDYYIVASARFVNQSIWQNVTGVAILHYSNSQGKAAGPLPDPPNDVYDKSYAMNQAMSIRQNGSASGARPNPQGSFHYGSINITDTYILSSMPPVVINGTTRTTLNGISFVNPDTPIGLADQYKVQGAYKLDFPSTSLTGPPRIDRSVINATYKGFIEVVLQNNDTVVQSFHISGYGFFVVGMAYGNWTENSRNSYDKWDAIIRSTTQVFPGAWTAVLVSLDNVGVWNLRTENLDRWYLGQETYMRIVNPKDDNTTALPAPGNVLYCGALAYLQTPQKTSSSASTISGQHRLYLMLLVLFSAAISVLC from the exons ATGGCGTTGTTGGGGTCACCATGGATGCTGCGTTTGATCCACATTGCTCTGTTTTGTAGTCTCTGTTTCGCGGAAGACCCATATGCCAACTTCCAATTGGAGCTCTCTTACATCACTGCTTCCCCTTTGGGCGTCCCTCAACag GTTATTGCTGTTAATGGAACTTTTCCTGGTCCAACTCTTAATGTTACTACTAACGACAATGTTGTGGTTAATGTCAAGAACAAATTGGATGAAGATCTCCTCATTACTTG GCCAGGGGTGCAAATGCGTCGTAATTCTTGGGAAGATGGGGTTTTGGGCACCAATTGCCCCATCCCTGCAGGGTGGAACTGGACCTACCAGTTTCAGGTTAAGGATCAGATCGGcagcttcttttattttccgTCACTCAATCTTCAGAGAGCTGGTGGTGGGTTTGGATCTTTTATTATCACTAATCGGGATATCATCCCGCTGCCTTTCAAGACACCGGATGGGGATATCGTCATTATCATCGGTGATTGGTACATCCGAAGCCATACG GCACTGAGATTGGCCCTTGATGCTGGGAATGACCTTGGGATGCCGGACGGAGTCCTAATTAACGGGAAGGGACCATATCAGTATAATACCACACTTGTCCCAGATGGCGTTGACTATGAAACCATCAATGTTGACCCTG GAAAAACTTACCGAATTCGTGTGCACAATGTTGGGGTCTCAACTGCTTTAAACTTTCGGATCCAGAATCATAACTTGCTTCTAGCAGAAACGGAGGGATGCTACACAATGCAACAGAATTATACTAGCTTAGATATCTACGTTGGGCAGTCTTATTCATTTTTGGTTACCATGGATCAGAATGCAAGCAGCGACTACTACATTGTAGCAAGTGCTAGGTTTGTGAATCAGTCTATTTGGCAAAATGTTACTGGTGTTGCTATCTTGCACTATTCCAATTCACAAGGAAAGGCAGCTGGTCCCCTCCCTGATCCACCAAATGATGTTTATGATAAGTCATATGCAATGAACCAGGCAATGTCCATCAG GCAAAACGGATCTGCAAGTGGAGCTCGCCCTAACCCTCAAGGTTCATTTCACTATGGTTCAATCAACATAACAGACACATACATACTAAGCAGCATGCCACCAGTGGTGATTAATGGGACGACCCGAACTACATTAAATGGGATTTCGTTTGTTAATCCTGATACACCAATTGGGTTGGCCGATCAGTACAAAGTCCAAGGTGCTTACAAGCTTGATTTCCCAAGCACGTCACTGACTGGACCGCCTCGAATCGACAGATCCGTCATTAATGCTACatacaagggtttcattgaagTCGTATTGCAGAACAATGATACAGTGGTGCAGAGCTTTCACATATCCGGTTATGGATTTTTTGTGGTTGG GATGGCTTATGGGAATTGGACAGAAAACAGCAGGAATTCATACGATAAGTGGGATGCTATAATTCGCTCTACAACACAG GTTTTTCCTGGGGCATGGACGGCAGTTCTGGTTTCTCTTGACAATGTCGGAGTGTGGAATCTCAGGACGGAGAATCTCGATAGATGGTATCTAGGCCAAGAGACATACATGAGGATTGTAAATCCAAAAGATGACAACACAACTGCATTGCCTGCGCCCGGCAATGTTCTTTACTGTGGTGCCCTAGCCTACTTGCAGAC GCCACAGAAAACGTCCTCTTCCGCATCAACTATCAGTGGACAACATAGACTGTATCTCATGTTGCTGGTGCTATTTTCTGCTGCCATCTCAGTTTTATGCTGA